GCGCTGAAGGAAGCGGGGGTGCGGGACTCGGTGAAGGTGATGATCGGGGGAGCCCCGGTGACCCAGCGCTACGCCGACGAGATCGGGGCCGATGGCTACGCTCCCGATGCCGCCTCCGCCGTGGACGTGGCCCGCTCCCTCACCGCTGCCTGACCTGTATCTGCTCGCGCGCCCAGCGGACTCGCTACACGGCCCCAGGGCCTTCCTGGGGCCGTGTTCCGTCAATCCGCGTCGAGGGCAGTCCGCCTCGAGCGATGCACCGAGCTCATACGCAGCACACGTTGGTGCTCCGTGTTATAATGGCGCGATGAGTCAGGTGAGGCCCTTGCAGAGCCATCCACAGCGCCTTCAGAAAGCGCTAGCCCACGCAGGCGTAGGGTCCCGCCGATCCATAGAGAACCTGATTAGGGGCGGGCGCGTCTCGGTGAACGGCCAGCCAGCCATTCTGGGGCAGAAGGTTGGCGCGCGCGATCAGGTGCTCGTGGACGGCCAGTTGGTGTCCCTTCGGCCCGAGGGTTTGGCCTACTATGCCCTGCACAAGCCGGCAGGCGTTATCACCAGCGTCCGTGACGAGCTTGGCCGCAGGACGGTCATGGACTTGGCGACGGTCCCCGAGAGAGTGTACCCGGTTGGCCGTTTGGATGCTGATAGCGAAGGGCTCGTCCTTCTCACCAACGATGG
The Anaerolineae bacterium genome window above contains:
- a CDS encoding cobalamin-binding protein, giving the protein EGAGFNVVDLGVDVSPEKFLEAVRDHKPKVVGLSALLTTTMPAMRTTIEALKEAGVRDSVKVMIGGAPVTQRYADEIGADGYAPDAASAVDVARSLTAA